Proteins encoded together in one Pseudomonas sp. Seg1 window:
- the tssH gene encoding type VI secretion system ATPase TssH, translated as MELASLIGRLNPDNRRALERAAQRCLQRGHHFVEIEHLLLELLDIEGGDFAFLLPRFGLERDALTVEINKALDLFKAGSTRTPALSSHTLGLLEDAVVQASVLGLDSIRSGLLLLALIDRDERRSLLLNSASSLLRIPKEALRANLLEWTENSREHVGARTATSKGTAPRQDSVLDQYTQDLTADAHAGRIDPIVGRDGEIRQCIDILLRRRQNNPILVGAPGVGKTAVVEGLALRIAAGDVPPSLQEVSLRVLDLGLLQAGAGVKGEFEQRLKGVIDAVRSADKPIILFIDEAHTLIGAGGAEGGSDAANLLKPALARGELRTLAATTWMEYKKYFEKDPALARRFQLVQVEEPDEITAVEMLRGVAAKLEQHHGVQVLDAAIHEAVKLSHRYISGRQLPDKAISVLDTACARVALGQHDVPPPLESLRHRQNSLKDEVERLRREQATGLDHRERITLLESESTSNVQAIRELETRWGEERVAVRELLETRRELLALSERADSDKPDEATDSRIDHLAAELLRLEAGLDAIRQDDPLVPEQVDSKTVAAVIAGWTGIPVGKMLADEAHAVRTLGARMGQRVMGQSTALNTIAQRLQAYRAGLTDPQKPVGVFLLVGPTGVGKTETAYALADALYGGERNLISINLSEYQEAHTVSQLKGAPPGYVGYGSGGVLTEAVRRKPYSVVLLDEIEKAHPDVLEAFYNVFDKGLMEDGTGLVVDFKNTVMLATSNVGAELLLDTPVAQLGSEAFNEALHKVLLQAFRPAFLARMTVVAYRPLDEATLEGIVLAKLEKLRGRYKAATGKQFEFDSGIVKAVLAKCSAAGARDVENVLMTQVTGKLAEWVLE; from the coding sequence AACGCTGTCTGCAACGCGGGCATCACTTTGTCGAGATCGAACACTTGTTGCTGGAACTGCTCGACATCGAGGGTGGCGATTTTGCCTTTTTGCTGCCGCGTTTCGGCCTGGAACGCGATGCGCTGACGGTGGAGATCAACAAGGCTCTGGATCTGTTCAAGGCAGGCAGTACGCGCACGCCGGCACTGTCGTCGCACACGTTGGGCTTGCTCGAAGATGCGGTGGTGCAGGCCAGTGTGCTGGGGCTCGACAGCATCCGTTCCGGGCTGTTGTTGCTGGCGTTGATCGACCGTGACGAGCGCCGCAGTCTATTGCTCAACAGCGCTTCGTCGTTGCTGCGAATTCCCAAAGAGGCCCTGCGCGCGAATCTGCTGGAGTGGACAGAAAACTCTCGCGAACACGTCGGTGCGCGAACCGCCACGTCTAAAGGTACGGCACCGCGACAGGATTCGGTTCTCGACCAATACACCCAGGATCTGACTGCCGACGCCCACGCCGGGCGCATTGATCCGATCGTTGGCCGCGATGGCGAAATCCGTCAGTGCATCGATATCCTGCTTCGCCGCCGCCAGAACAACCCGATTCTGGTTGGCGCACCCGGCGTCGGCAAAACCGCCGTGGTCGAAGGTCTGGCCCTGCGCATCGCCGCCGGCGACGTGCCGCCGTCGTTGCAGGAAGTCAGCTTGCGCGTGCTTGACCTCGGCTTGCTGCAGGCCGGTGCCGGGGTCAAAGGTGAATTCGAACAGCGTTTGAAAGGCGTAATCGACGCAGTACGCAGCGCCGACAAACCGATCATCCTGTTCATCGACGAAGCCCACACCCTGATCGGTGCGGGTGGCGCCGAAGGTGGCAGCGATGCAGCCAACCTGCTCAAACCGGCGCTGGCCCGGGGCGAACTGCGCACCCTCGCCGCGACCACCTGGATGGAATACAAAAAATACTTCGAGAAAGATCCGGCCCTCGCCCGTCGTTTTCAACTGGTCCAGGTCGAAGAACCGGATGAAATCACCGCGGTGGAAATGCTGCGCGGGGTGGCTGCCAAACTCGAACAGCACCACGGCGTGCAAGTGCTCGACGCGGCGATCCATGAAGCGGTGAAACTTTCGCACCGCTACATTTCCGGCCGCCAGTTGCCGGACAAAGCCATCAGCGTCCTCGACACCGCGTGCGCCCGGGTCGCCCTCGGCCAGCACGACGTACCGCCTCCGCTGGAAAGCCTGCGCCACCGGCAGAACAGCCTCAAGGATGAAGTCGAACGCCTGCGCCGTGAACAGGCCACAGGGCTTGATCACCGTGAGCGAATTACCCTGCTGGAAAGCGAATCGACCAGCAACGTGCAAGCGATTCGCGAATTGGAAACCCGTTGGGGTGAAGAGCGTGTCGCCGTGCGCGAGCTGCTCGAAACCCGTCGCGAGTTACTGGCGTTGAGCGAGCGCGCCGACAGCGATAAACCCGATGAAGCCACCGACAGTCGCATCGATCATCTCGCCGCCGAACTACTGCGCCTTGAGGCTGGACTGGATGCGATTCGCCAGGACGATCCGCTGGTGCCGGAACAGGTCGACAGCAAAACCGTCGCCGCTGTCATCGCAGGCTGGACCGGCATCCCCGTCGGCAAGATGCTCGCCGACGAAGCCCACGCCGTGCGCACCCTCGGTGCGCGCATGGGCCAACGGGTGATGGGCCAGAGCACCGCGCTCAACACCATCGCTCAGCGCTTGCAGGCCTACCGCGCCGGACTGACCGACCCGCAGAAGCCAGTCGGTGTATTTCTCTTGGTCGGCCCGACCGGTGTCGGCAAAACCGAAACCGCGTATGCGCTGGCCGACGCCTTGTATGGCGGCGAACGCAACCTGATCAGCATCAACCTCTCGGAATATCAGGAAGCCCATACCGTCAGCCAACTCAAAGGTGCGCCGCCCGGTTATGTCGGTTACGGCAGCGGTGGCGTACTGACCGAAGCCGTCCGCCGCAAGCCCTACTCGGTGGTGCTACTGGACGAAATCGAGAAGGCGCATCCGGATGTATTGGAGGCGTTTTACAACGTCTTCGACAAAGGCTTGATGGAGGACGGCACCGGTCTGGTGGTGGATTTCAAGAACACCGTGATGTTGGCCACCAGCAACGTCGGCGCGGAGCTTTTACTGGATACGCCCGTGGCGCAACTCGGCTCGGAAGCCTTCAACGAAGCACTGCACAAAGTCCTCCTGCAAGCCTTCCGCCCGGCGTTTCTGGCGCGCATGACCGTGGTTGCCTATCGACCGCTGGACGAGGCGACGCTGGAAGGGATTGTGCTGGCCAAGTTGGAAAAACTGCGCGGTCGCTATAAAGCCGCGACCGGCAAGCAGTTCGAGTTTGATTCAGGAATTGTGAAAGCGGTGCTCGCCAAATGCAGCGCGGCGGGTGCGCGGGATGTCGAGAATGTGTTGATGACGCAGGTGACGGGGAAGTTGGCGGAGTGGGTGCTGGAGTAA